In Belonocnema kinseyi isolate 2016_QV_RU_SX_M_011 chromosome 4, B_treatae_v1, whole genome shotgun sequence, a single window of DNA contains:
- the LOC117170618 gene encoding uncharacterized protein LOC117170618 produces MASVKDTATFFAEGTANQFEHVIKLYPQALRLKADIKTKKPDELIKLDNWYQNELPSLIKARGRDAHLIHEELVQTMKWKQSRGKFYPQLSYLVKVNTPRAVMAETKKAFKKLPNLEQAITALSNLKGVGTTMASALLAAASPENAPFMADECLKAIPEIEGIDYTTKEYLKFVQHIQNTVQRLNKQTSNGKTWSPHRVELALWTHYVACELKPELLDEMPMATENGNSHPASNGEATEPSDDSNQEPAVVVSNGKEPEPIQIHPAVIDENSTTNSFTEDSMDKAPTPVAANVPSEDDDSNNTPRPTDSEDTEDSQDAQEPPTKKSKK; encoded by the exons ATGGCTTCCGTGAAAGACACAGCTACTTTCTTCGCGGAGGGTACCGCGAATCAATTCGAACATGTAATTAAACTGTATCCCCAGGCCTTGCGACTTAAGGCAGATATCAAGACGAAGAAACCGGACGAGCTGATCAAGCTGGACAATTG GTATCAAAATGAATTGCCAAGTTTGATCAAAGCTCGTGGCAGAGATGCCCACCTCATCCACGAGGAACTAGTACAGACAATGAAATGGAAGCAGAGT CGCGGCAAATTTTACCCGCAACTTTCGTACCTGGTGAAGGTGAATACGCCCCGGGCGGTGATGGCCGAGACGAAGAAGGCGTTCAAGAAGCTTCCAAATCTCGAACAGGCCATAACTGCCCTCTCGAATCTCAAGGGCGTTGGTACCACGATGGCTTCGGCACTCCTGGCAGCAGCCTCACCTGAAAACGCACCTTTCATGGCCGACGAGTGTCTTAAGGCTATACCCGAGATCGAGGGTATTGACTACACCACCAAGGAGTACCTTAAGTTCGTCCAGCACATTCAAAACACCGTGCAAAGGCTCAACAAGCAAA CATCGAACGGTAAGACTTGGAGCCCACACAGAGTGGAGTTGGCCCTTTGGACACACTATGTAGCTTGTGAACTAAAACCTGAGTTACTCGATGAAATGCCGATGGCGACAGAGAACGGAAATTCTCATCCAGCCAGCAATGGCGAAGCGACGGAGCCGTCGGACGATAGTAATCAAGAACCCGCCGTTGTCGTCTCGAATGGCAAGGAGCCAGAGCCAATTCAAATTCACCCAGCCGTCATCGACGAGAACAGCACCACCAACTCGTTCACAGAGGACTCGATGGACAAGGCACCCACTCCCGTCGCCGCTAACGTGCCCAGCGAGGACGATGACAGCAATAATACTCCTCGTCCCACTGACAGCGAAGACACCGAAGACTCGCAAGACGCTCAGGAGCCACCGACCAAAAAGAGCAAGAAGTGA